The following proteins come from a genomic window of Methanobacterium formicicum:
- a CDS encoding DUF362 domain-containing protein — protein MNNLEKTGSYTKGDRVDAEIGNKKTDSQGSAVCGAKMDAAQAYAHIPQLLKKVIDDGDVEAWQSIVKRIDYIYQHVDYSLVSLDKETDFIQTVKSEVQSGKKLLFKPNLVGPQVIDHITHGEGLGAPICTDWSVIAALMRWFHDELDIDYHQMALGEASTSSLLMATIGSQYAGRTITSEAIFEGRSGDFYGGWGFYFVRQYLKEHHPASHTDDPLNGYEDSVVGNYFPPGKAGNRLMIYDLNKLKDPTRGRTVPVPEGANYSEITLHKLIIGGDPENAEDLTFYPGCVLINVPKMKIHAQDLLTNAIKNLGIGLYPTQCPSSTDPENKSWKYAMPSSDTPSYKGKLPHMPWVVEIDEKTSLPKKDEKGEYILTKTRGMPGTQADVIRAVQEEGVFMVHISDSIDMINLNHNPEGIAVRIPEGYIWSSLDCVALDQLCANYCFKTIPMSQGMELKEKNNWNTEFVHQVPVATIEGKNIVTIEGLDSPLFRYNLYSYGEKRGMGQQHYYVTGWDSVTGTPLASLDGHLGRIEKTRFIELITGNMYYNPSCMLWDMQKTLLSYAEAHDKLTGSSIYQDFMEGFDENGDGVIDYDETGTKGFDTHLFLIMSDALDIQLSGNYGMLKGNFYNAVNTGKHSNKKWNPDGHDFAREITLMSIANHAYEMSKNETMNPDPFVSGMEWGQGRWPSWEFAKWAMYSSMLYGAPSPEQVSINSLYGLAFCYADKTENNGKYTGSVDQMKSDPQALHSYFLALAAGADPLSFTFYVPSGYGTLENLNIPNVEETSDPEKILTAEFNHGKEKW, from the coding sequence ATGAATAATTTAGAGAAAACTGGAAGTTATACTAAGGGTGATAGGGTAGACGCGGAGATTGGAAATAAAAAAACTGATTCCCAAGGGTCAGCAGTTTGCGGAGCAAAGATGGATGCTGCACAAGCCTACGCCCATATTCCCCAACTGTTAAAGAAAGTTATTGATGACGGAGATGTTGAAGCCTGGCAATCCATTGTAAAAAGGATCGATTATATTTACCAACATGTTGATTATTCCCTGGTTTCCCTGGATAAAGAGACAGATTTTATTCAAACGGTTAAGTCAGAGGTCCAATCAGGAAAAAAACTACTTTTCAAACCTAACCTGGTAGGCCCCCAAGTAATTGACCATATTACCCATGGTGAAGGTCTGGGCGCGCCCATCTGTACTGATTGGTCAGTAATAGCTGCTTTGATGCGCTGGTTCCACGATGAACTTGACATTGATTATCACCAGATGGCCTTAGGTGAAGCTTCCACTTCTTCTCTTTTAATGGCTACAATAGGTAGTCAATATGCTGGAAGAACCATCACCTCTGAGGCTATATTTGAAGGAAGATCCGGAGACTTCTATGGGGGTTGGGGATTCTACTTCGTGCGCCAGTACCTAAAAGAACACCATCCTGCATCCCACACTGATGATCCCCTGAATGGATATGAGGATAGTGTGGTCGGGAACTATTTCCCACCAGGGAAAGCTGGAAACAGGCTGATGATCTACGACTTAAATAAACTCAAAGATCCCACTCGTGGCCGTACCGTACCGGTTCCCGAAGGAGCCAACTACTCAGAAATCACCCTTCACAAATTAATCATTGGGGGCGATCCGGAAAATGCCGAAGATCTTACATTTTATCCAGGGTGTGTCCTGATTAACGTTCCCAAAATGAAAATTCACGCCCAGGACCTCCTTACTAATGCCATTAAAAATCTGGGCATAGGTCTTTATCCCACCCAGTGTCCTTCCAGTACTGATCCTGAAAATAAATCCTGGAAATATGCCATGCCCTCCTCAGATACTCCCAGTTACAAGGGTAAACTACCCCACATGCCCTGGGTGGTGGAGATTGATGAAAAAACCAGTTTACCTAAGAAAGATGAGAAGGGGGAATACATTTTAACCAAAACCCGTGGAATGCCCGGAACTCAGGCCGATGTTATCCGGGCGGTGCAGGAGGAGGGTGTTTTCATGGTGCATATTTCGGATTCTATTGACATGATCAACCTCAACCATAACCCCGAAGGAATTGCCGTTAGAATCCCTGAAGGGTATATCTGGTCCTCCCTGGACTGTGTTGCCCTGGACCAGTTATGCGCCAATTACTGTTTCAAAACCATTCCCATGTCCCAGGGGATGGAACTTAAAGAGAAGAACAACTGGAATACAGAATTCGTTCACCAGGTCCCGGTGGCCACCATTGAAGGAAAAAACATTGTGACCATTGAAGGACTGGACTCTCCTCTTTTCAGGTATAATCTGTACAGTTACGGGGAAAAAAGGGGAATGGGGCAACAACATTACTATGTTACTGGTTGGGATAGTGTCACTGGCACCCCCTTAGCATCTCTGGACGGCCATCTGGGTAGAATTGAAAAAACCAGATTCATTGAACTGATAACCGGCAACATGTATTATAATCCCAGCTGCATGCTCTGGGATATGCAGAAGACTCTTTTAAGCTATGCTGAAGCCCATGATAAGTTAACTGGCTCCTCCATTTACCAGGATTTCATGGAGGGATTTGATGAAAATGGTGATGGGGTAATTGATTACGATGAAACCGGAACCAAGGGATTCGACACTCATCTATTTTTAATAATGTCCGATGCACTGGATATCCAGTTAAGCGGAAACTACGGAATGCTCAAGGGGAATTTCTATAACGCAGTAAATACAGGTAAACATAGCAATAAAAAATGGAATCCTGACGGCCATGACTTTGCCCGGGAGATCACCTTGATGAGTATTGCCAACCATGCCTATGAGATGTCCAAAAATGAAACCATGAATCCAGATCCATTTGTATCAGGAATGGAATGGGGACAGGGCCGTTGGCCCAGCTGGGAGTTTGCAAAATGGGCCATGTACTCCAGTATGCTGTACGGCGCACCCTCACCAGAACAGGTGAGTATTAACTCCCTTTATGGGTTAGCATTCTGTTATGCAGATAAAACCGAAAATAATGGTAAATACACCGGTAGTGTTGATCAGATGAAATCCGATCCCCAGGCCCTGCACAGCTACTTTTTAGCACTGGCCGCCGGGGCAGATCCCCTGAGTTTTACCTTCTACGTGCCATCGGGCTACGGAACTCTGGAAAATCTGAACATACCCAATGTAGAAGAGACCAGTGATCCGGAGAAGATTTTAACTGCCGAATTTAACCACGGAAAAGAGAAATGGTAA
- a CDS encoding serine hydrolase, which yields MDNKVLSGIVLGFLIVVVAGAFLVFNPLKSDNSPANGMVGSVNQTENNTNSPNYIFSPTTSLSLIPFSGAYSPSSSSVNPSPGPEPSPDPMEHIISLFDQYINANYNQSLIPGMAVVIVQNDKILYMNCLGVKDLESKEPVDENTLFGICSITKQFAATNIAQLVDKGLMNWKDPITDYYSYPDEFQLYSDEATEQITIHDCLIHRSGLGPESGNDFPTYFNDSYDVALYKLRYLENTTQFRSTYMYNSMVYALPGYCAARVANTEWKDLIKEDLLDPLGMTTATTSYYDFISSSNHVTPYKLLKNGTMKAYDIIPDPIGPSGSMAVSINEMVNWLKFQIADTGEYNGVQIVSKEELDGTRTGKIYTSNKNTSMYGYGWAISNGTIFHDGDSDAFFSQVTIYNSKDIGIVILSNGGKYAEGFKVSLNAKFRELLNGNENYDPWISKKSSIDATWKSDLPDTYVPNPQPLSAYTGEYSSNIFGLINITTDSNTLICHYGNNGQAFDLKHWSNTTFEDPTNNHYFNFTDFHDGSAHQVNVTFTFPPENGTFNRTDT from the coding sequence GTGGATAATAAAGTTTTGTCGGGAATAGTTCTGGGTTTTTTGATTGTGGTAGTTGCCGGTGCTTTTTTAGTTTTCAATCCTTTAAAATCAGATAATTCGCCAGCTAATGGTATGGTTGGTTCGGTTAACCAAACTGAAAACAATACTAATTCCCCTAATTATATCTTTTCTCCGACAACATCATTATCTCTCATTCCCTTCTCCGGGGCTTATAGTCCATCTTCATCATCGGTGAATCCTTCACCTGGTCCGGAACCTTCTCCGGATCCGATGGAACATATAATTAGCTTATTTGATCAGTACATCAATGCCAATTACAACCAATCATTGATACCGGGCATGGCGGTAGTGATTGTTCAAAATGATAAAATACTGTACATGAACTGTTTAGGAGTTAAAGATTTAGAATCAAAGGAACCAGTGGATGAAAATACCCTATTTGGAATTTGTTCCATCACTAAACAGTTTGCAGCAACAAATATTGCTCAATTAGTGGATAAAGGGTTAATGAACTGGAAGGATCCTATAACTGATTACTATTCCTACCCGGATGAATTCCAGTTATACAGTGACGAAGCTACTGAACAAATAACCATCCATGATTGCCTGATCCATCGTAGTGGATTGGGGCCTGAAAGTGGAAATGATTTCCCCACCTATTTTAATGACTCGTATGATGTGGCCCTTTATAAACTCCGTTACCTAGAGAATACCACCCAATTCCGTTCAACGTATATGTATAACAGTATGGTTTATGCCTTGCCCGGTTACTGTGCTGCCAGGGTGGCTAATACTGAATGGAAAGACTTAATAAAAGAGGATCTCCTGGATCCCCTGGGAATGACCACGGCCACCACCAGCTACTATGATTTCATTAGCTCCAGTAATCATGTAACTCCCTACAAACTCCTTAAAAACGGAACCATGAAAGCGTATGATATTATTCCCGACCCCATAGGGCCTTCTGGTAGTATGGCGGTGTCCATAAATGAAATGGTTAACTGGTTAAAATTCCAAATTGCCGACACTGGTGAATATAATGGCGTGCAAATCGTTTCTAAAGAGGAATTAGATGGAACACGCACCGGGAAAATATACACTAGCAATAAAAACACTTCAATGTACGGGTATGGTTGGGCAATTTCCAATGGCACAATATTCCATGATGGAGATAGTGATGCATTTTTCAGCCAGGTTACCATCTACAATTCAAAAGATATAGGCATAGTTATACTAAGCAATGGAGGAAAATATGCCGAAGGTTTTAAAGTCAGCTTAAATGCTAAATTCAGGGAGTTACTAAACGGCAATGAAAATTATGATCCCTGGATTTCCAAGAAAAGTTCAATTGATGCCACCTGGAAGTCTGATCTTCCGGATACATACGTACCCAATCCACAACCTCTAAGTGCCTATACTGGTGAATATTCCAGTAATATATTTGGCCTGATAAACATAACTACGGATAGTAACACTTTAATTTGTCATTATGGGAATAATGGCCAAGCTTTTGATTTAAAACATTGGAGCAATACCACATTTGAAGATCCAACAAATAACCATTATTTCAATTTCACAGATTTCCACGATGGCTCAGCTCACCAGGTAAACGTAACCTTCACTTTCCCACCGGAAAATGGAACCTTTAACCGCACCGATACTTAA